In the Sarcophilus harrisii chromosome 3, mSarHar1.11, whole genome shotgun sequence genome, one interval contains:
- the UBQLN3 gene encoding ubiquilin-3 produces the protein MAKRGEVPPRASPASTTDPHIIKVTVKTPKDKEEFAVQDTCTIQQLKKEISQRFKAHPDQLVLIFAGKILKDPDSLVQCGIRDGLTVHLVIKMQKRGGGPEYLASGQPAPPPPPPPPPPPVPVHPSGAHPFSLGVLTGLNGLGLTSGSFPDLQSQLLWQHISVPELVAQIIDDPFIQGLLSNTGLVRQLVLDNPYMQQLIQHNPEIGHILNNPEIMRQTLEFLRNPAMMQEMMRSQDRALSNLESIPGGYNALRTMYTDVMDPMLNAVQEQFGGNPFAAAAATSSTTSSGCSQPSRTENCNPLPNPWTSQYGITAGRREWRRGGQDSRSVPLRSNSQEGSPSFPSIGLAGYLQQVSDPPQGLGAFLQGPVSPLGLSQDPGPMSLSGDHVPPTVPPVQQSGTRQSLPKEPLAVKAKSTCPAFLKTPSTSSSNRGSDKEDDGSVGPKGHSTNMPNLVSGLTDTSGDGIMTTSPTPVAGGPQAPEPAWLAAPTYVRPPRPVTLEASPPGALQFQEEMRSQLPLLIHLQAAMANPRALQALIQIENGLQTLATEAPRLLLWFTPSLGVLGIPSVIAEADMGTFSLSNPTSMANSEEPSEMAARTVSPGLGLAEVEPQSTSLLQMLQVLTNSSPQQVSPLQQPEAHFQPQLEQLQAMGFLNSEANLQALIATEGDVDRAVEKLRESQTS, from the coding sequence ATGGCCAAGAGAGGAGAGGTCCCACCCCGGGCCAGCCCTGCCTCCACCACGGACCCCCACATCATCAAGGTGACGGTGAAGACACCCAAGGACAAGGAGGAGTTTGCAGTACAGGACACTTGCACCATCCAgcagctgaagaaggaaatctCTCAGCGTTTCAAGGCCCACCCTGACCAGCTGGTCCTTATCTTTGCCGGAAAGATCCTCAAGGATCCAGACTCCCTGGTCCAGTGTGGCATTCGCGATGGGCTCACCGTCCACCTAGTCATCAAGATGCAGAAGCGGGGTGGGGGGCCAGAGTACCTGGCCTCCGGCCAGCCAGcccctccccctccaccccctccaccccccccaccAGTCCCAGTCCACCCCAGCGGGGCACACCCCTTCAGCCTGGGTGTCCTCACGGGGCTCAATGGATTGGGTCTCACGTCCGGCAGCTTTCCTGACCTGCAGAGCCAGCTCTTGTGGCAGCACATATCCGTGCCCGAGCTGGTGGCCCAGATCATCGATGACCCCTTCATCCAGGGCCTCCTCTCCAATACGGGCCTGGTCCGTCAGCTGGTCCTTGACAATCCCTACATGCAGCAACTGATCCAGCACAACCCGGAGATTGGGCACATCCTCAACAACCCAGAGATCATGCGCCAAACCCTAGAATTCCTGCGTAACCCAGCTATGATGCAGGAAATGATGCGGAGCCAGGACAGGGCACTCAGTAACCTGGAGAGTATCCCCGGTGGTTACAATGCCTTGCGGACCATGTACACTGATGTCATGGATCCCATGCTAAATGCAGTACAGGAGCAGTTTGGTGGGAATCCCTTTGCAGCGGCAGCTGCCACCTCCAGTACCACCAGTTCAGGATGTAGTCAGCCTTCACGGACTGAGAACTGTAACCCCCTTCCCAATCCCTGGACCAGCCAGTATGGGATCACGGCAGGAAGACGGGAGTGGCGGCGTGGAGGTCAGGACTCCAGGTCTGTCCCACTCAGATCAAACTCCCAAGAAGgatctcccagttttcccagcataGGGCTAGCGGGCTATCTCCAGCAGGTCTCTGACCCTCCACAGGGCTTGGGTGCTTTTTTGCAGGGGCCAGTATCCCCTCTGGGTCTCAGTCAAGATCCTGGCCCAATGTCTCTGTCAGGGGATCATGTGCCCCCCACCGTACCCCCAGTCCAGCAGTCTGGAACCAGACAGTCCTTACCCAAAGAGCCTCTTGCAGTCAAAGCCAAGAGCACCTGCCCTGCATTTCTGAAAACCCCTTCAACCAGCAGCTCCAATAGGGgtagtgacaaggaagatgaTGGTAGTGTAGGCCCCAAAGGCCACAGCACCAACATGCCCAATCTGGTGTCAGGTCTAACAGACACCAGTGGGGATGGCATTATGACCACGTCCCCAACTCCAGTTGCTGGAGGCCCCCAAGCACCAGAGCCCGCATGGCTGGCTGCGCCAACCTATGTGAGGCCCCCTCGACCAGTCACACTGGAAGCCTCCCCTCCAGGTGCCCTGCAATTTCAGGAAGAAATGCGAAGCCAGCTGCCACTGCTCATCCACCTCCAAGCAGCCATGGCGAACCCTCGTGCTTTACAGGCCCTGATACAAATTGAGAATGGCCTACAAACCCTTGCCACTGAGGCTCCCCGTCTCTTGCTGTGGTTCACACCTTCCCTTGGGGTCCTGGGGATCCCTTCTGTCATTGCTGAGGCTGACATGGGTACCTTCTCCCTAAGCAATCCAACATCAATGGCAAACTCAGAGGAGCCCTCAGAAATGGCTGCCCGAACGGTGTCCCCTGGTCTAGGCTTGGCTGAGGTAGAACCTCAGTCCACCTCCCTCCTCCAGATGTTGCAGGTCTTGACCAACAGCAGCCCCCAGCAGGTATCTCCATTACAGCAGCCTGAGGCCCACTTTCAGCCCCAGCTGGAACAGCTGCAAGCCATGGGTTTCCTCAACTCAGAGGCTAACCTCCAAGCCCTCATTGCCACAGAGGGTGATGTGGACAGGGCTGTGGAGAAGTTGAGGGAGTCACAAACATCCTAA